AGTTTCTGCCAAAGAGGActccagattttctttctgagaatggaaacagaaaaaggaaccCAGGTACACTGCAAGCTTAGCCCACTTGGTCACAGGGTGCCGTGACTTTATGGGAGAGGTCCCACCGAAAAGCTGGATTAGAGTGTCCCAGCTGGACAACTCTGGTCGTGCAGCTTTCCAAAGGAGCTGGGGAGTCTGAGATGCAAATCGTGGTGGCATCACTTACCATGGTGAGCTGGGCTTGCACATTGATCTCCAAGGCCTGCAGCTGGCGTCTCAGCTCAGTGACCTGTTTGTTGCTTGACTCTATCTCCTGGCTGCTTGTGATGACCTCCAGGTTCACCTCCTCCACCTGCAAAGTCAGCACAGAGCGCTCCTTCCCTCACCTCGCCACAGCATCTCAGCGAGCCGGAGGGCTTCAACCACGCTGCTTCTGCTCGCACTGCAACAACCCAAGTATTTCCGAATCTGAAGCCTCCCCCTTCCTCCGCTGTGACCCTGTACCACCACGCAGTGCCTCCTGTATTATACTGCACTGTAATTGGCAGTATAATTAATTGCAGAGCACATCCCTGGCAGGATTGCTGCTACCCAGACATCCCCACTAAGCGGAGGTGACTTAATCTCTCGTTTTTCCCCCCGATAGGCAGAGTAGGGTAGAGCTGAGCACGTGTACAGTACCTTGCAGGCATACCACTGCTCGGTCTCTTTGCGGTTGCGCTCCATCAGCGTTTCGTACTGACACCTCAGGTCCTCCAGGATCTTCCTCAGGTCTGGGCCGGGGCAGGTGTTGACCTCCACGCTCACATCGCCCGTCGCCTGTTTCCTCAGGCAGTTCATTTCCTGCATGGGAGATGCGCGGCACCATGTCAGCAACATCCACACTCAGCGGGGCCGTGGCTTCTTTCTGCGTGTTTCTGGACGAGCGGGGAGGGATCTGACCTCCTCGTGGTTTGTCTTGAGACAGCACATCTCCTCGGTCAATGCCTCGCACTGCAGCTGCAGGTCAGTCTTGCAGCTGGCCAGCTGGTCCAGGACGGGCCGTAAGTTGCAGATGTCTGTGTCCACGTTTTGCCGGAGGCCGCATTCGGTCTCGTACCTTAACCACAGGCAACAGAGGAAAGCCAGCGTGTCAGCACAGCATGGCAAGTCCCTGAGTTGggttcatggggaaaaaaatgaggagcaAGCTCTTCTCTCGCTTCTGGCATGCTATGCTATAAGCGTTGTCAATGATATCCATGCCTTTCACAGAGACCTGTGTTTAATACGGCAGCACGACAAGCAATTGTGTGCCCCCAGCACTGCGTTAGGGTCTCCGCGTCACCGTCGCTCACCTGCCCGTCCACAGGCAGTGTGAACCGCTCAGTCTAGCACGGGGCTGTACTCACTTCACTCTGAAGTCGTCGGCAGTCATCCTGTTGTTGTCAATGTTCAGAAGGATTTTGTTGGTCTCCATAGCTGCACACAGGATCTGCAAAGGAAGCCAGGGGAGAGAGATCTGGGCTGGCAGGTCCTGCTGGCTCCAGAAGGACCAGGAGGAAACATCTACCGGGGTACTGCAACCCAGTCCTTTTATAATCAATTCATATATTGGGGTTATTAATCAGTTAAATGGCATTTCACCAGGAAAATCTGCGTGCCAGCTTGGTGGAGCAGTTGCAGAAACCTCAGTTCTCTGTAAATGCAGTGTGCTCCTCGCTCAAGCTGTCACATTGCGTATAACCTGTCGCTCCATGTGCACCTCCAGAGACAAATACTGCCTCTGCCACTTCACATTGGACATCTGCATGCAAAAACGAAGCCCCAGAAAAGTACTTTCTTGAAAAGCATTGATTTACCTggttttgaagatcttcaaTTTCCTTATGAAAACAGCTGTAGTCGCGTGGCTCACAGCTGGGCCCTACTTTGGCGTACCACTCCCTGATCTTGCACTCGAGATCCGCGTTTTCTCCCTCCAGGAGCCGCACCTTGTCCAGGTAGGAGGCCAGGCGGTCGTTGAGGTTCTGCATGGTGGCCTTTTCATTGTTAGCGAACAGGATCCCCTCTCCGCAGCCAGCGCCAGCCCTGGCGAAGCCCCCAGCGACGCCACGAGCGCACATGCCCCCGCCGCCGAATCCGATGGTGGAACAAGCCCTCGGCGTGGCTCCGAAGCTCCCACCGGCCGCGCTGCCGGCGCTCAGCGGCTTCCCAAGTAATCCCTCGCTCGAGCTGCCGCCCGAGAAGTTTCCAGCTGCACCCGCGAAGTCACAGGCAGCGTGTCTGCCCGAGGAGGCGGAGGAGACCtttctgccagccccagccgccAAGCTGCCGGCGCTGCTCCTGCTTTGAGAGCAGGCAGTGACGACCTGCCTGACAGCACAGCTCATCCTGAGAGCAGCGAGGATCCAGCCCAGAGCCCAAGGCAAGCTGCACAGATTGCCGCGGGATCAGGCTGCCATCCCTCTGTCCCCACAGCTGCCTATTTATACCCTTCCCCGTGGATGTTAGCACCAGAGCAGGGCTGTTTATTCTTCCTCCTTGTGACCTGGctagttctcttttttttttttttctagcctgGAATATTTCCCCATAGGCGTTTGTCTCCAGCAATCCCACAACAGAAAGATGCTTTGGTTAACAGAAGCGTGTTTCAAAACTACATCAAAAATGGTACTTCCTGAATCATCAGGTTTGACTTGTGATGACAACCAAACAGCagtgacacaaaaaaaaacgaTACCCGAGAGAGCCCGGGGATTGAAACGCAGCAATTATCCATCCCTGGTGTGGGCAAGTCTGCCCGGAAAGTGAGAGCTGTCGGAAAGGTGCCCACCTCCTGCCCGACAGAGCCTGTCCGATCCCTTTGCGACCCAAAGCGAGGGTGCCCATTGTGCCTTGGGGTGCCTGGGACCAGGGCCAGGAGAAGGCTCCGGGCTGCGCTGCCTGTCCCTGAGCGCACGGCGCTGGGGACCCCTGGTGCACTGGGGGCGGTCAGCTGGGTGAGATCCTGCCGGCGTCTCCAACATTGGACCTTGAGAGTGGAGAGCACATGAAAATACTGTGCTTGAGTGTACCGGTGATTGCTTGGTGCTTCTCTGTCTCTTGCATGCACCCAAATACCCCCTTCCAGAGTGGACACACCAGGAtatttgctctgctgctttcGAAGGTACACAAAGTATGCAAGTGTTTATCGAAAAcgaaagagaaaaggagatttCCTGAGTACCAAACGTTGCAGTCAGCTACAAGTATTCACTGCCAAGAGAGGACAGCCACATAAGATGTTTCATAAGATTTCTAAAACAGTAGCATGGAGAATTCTAGAAGCAGCCTGATCATGTGTAGGTCTGACCCAGTTCCAACCAGCACCATGGAAATTCTCTGAATATCATCCAGGAGAAGCATGTTAAAtttagaaaagagagaagagaagaaaaggaaaaggatattAAAGCTAATTTTTAGTCTTGGAATGCTGAAttgaggaagaagggaaataattaaaatgttttgtcatccgaatctttcattttattaatagtATTAATACAGCCATGGTAATATTGGCTGCCTTTTCCCCATTTGTTGTTCAGCATTGGCTTTGGCGTCCAGGTCACCTGGACACTTCACATAAAGGATGCGTCAGGTGCAGCCTGTTTCAGAAATATTGCTTATGCCATTTGGGTAAGTTCATTAGTCTTGATTTTTATCTTGACACTGCAAATCCAGAACACCTTAAATGTGGTGTGGATTCTGTGTATGTCCATCCTTTGTTACGTCCCTAATTAGCCAGTGAAGCCTGTGCCATGGTGCCATGGCGTGCCTCATCGGTGGCGAGGTCCGGAGCATGCCAGGgcttctgcctgcagctgccctcACCGCTGGAGCCGTGCATTGGGGCTGAACAGTCAGCATCAgttttttttagtgaaatgcAATGCTGAGCTTAAATTGAATTCAATTTAATTGAGaaatagtcatttttttctataagaaaaaatcatagaatgttattcatttttttaattattgagaACTAAGCAGAGATGTCCGTGtttcttctttacattttgAACTTCAGTCCTTGTTCAGGTCTCTGTAGGCAATGGTGAAATAGAATCTGTACAACTTTTATAAAGGAGAGCAATTTCACTCTGGATTTGACTGGGCTTTACTGGACTTGTGTGTTCTTCGTGgtggttttcttcctttccaaaatctgaaatttttattaaaaccagCTCTTGCTTTTACACCAGCCCATACCTCAAGACCCGCCAGCAGCTGCagtcttccttttattaaaggagattttcattttgtatgaaGAGCTCTGCTAACGATGCTATCTACATGCGTAATGGAAGGCGCTTTGCAGAGCCCGCTTTTGTTGGCTTCCAGACTGGAGTCTCCAGCAGGAAACGTGCTCAGCGTGGCCTCAGAGCCTGCCGCGGGCAATGCCTCCGATGAGCCGTCCTCGGCCGACCTCGGAGCCCCTCggcaggcagtgctgtgcccGGGGGCACGGAGCAGAGGAGGGATGGCCCATGTGGATTCCCCAGCAGGcatttcagaaagagcagtgcAGGCCTGACAAGGAAAGATAATTTCAAATAACAAATGAGCTAGGGAAAAGCCTCCCCTAGGCGAAGGTGCTGTTCCCAtgtgattttgtgaaaaaatggaaaggaaggaattATACTTCAGCTTCACATTTACTTCTGGCACTCCTCTTTAAAAAGGAGAGCAGGACAGTGGTAGAGGATGGGCTCTGTGGCATTATTCCCAAGGGCTCGTCTCCTGTACAAAATTATCAGCTTCAAAAGAGggatgaaaatgagaaaggactGGATTTCCCCGGAGAGAAGTCCTTTGGTAGTCTCGGAATATTTTAAGACTTGAGACTGTTTCTTAAGCAGTATGAAGTATGAAGTAAAGAAAGTATAATGTGCCCCCAAGAGGGAGATGCAGTATTTCACATTATTCCAAGTATTCCTGAGTCATTAGCTGTGCTTGTGCCCAGAACTGCCCCGCAGACGTTGTGACTCACGCGCGGCACCAAAGCGCGAGCCCCGAGCTGCTGCCCCTCACCCTGCCTGACCGCGAGCCCACGCTCACGTCTGGGCTCAAAGCAACCGCCAGGGAGTGCCAAGGGAGAGaggctgagcaccaggcagcagctggcacccAAAGCACACGGCCAGGGCTCAAATAAGTCCCTTCAGACTGCTCAGCGCTGGCTTCTGGCTTGGCGATCCTTATCAGGAGTCATCGGCACAGCGGTGAGAGCTGTGAGCGGCCCCACAGCTGCTCTTTCTCAGCCAAGCTTAAGGATTTCACCCATGGAAAATTCTCGTGTCTGCTATTTACGAGTATTTTCTTATCTAGCTGTTGACTAAACTGTCATTCCCAAGTTTTCAGGGTGTTACTGCTGCACCGAAACTGTTTTCCGACTTGCTGATGACGCCAGAAGCGCCAGGGTTCTCAGCCCAGCTTTGTAAATCACTCTAGGCAAATCGTTCGGCTTCTCTGAGTCTCAATTTCATGCTCTGTAGGAcggaaataacaataatagtaatCCTCTTTCTTAAGGGCGTTGTAGAACATTTGATGTGAACACAGAGCTTTAGAGGTGGGAAACATGATCCTCATGTTAAGTCTTACTCATTGCATGTACTCCTGTTATTACACATTAAGCTTGACACCGGCACATCCTACACACTTGTCTCCGTGTCTCAGCTGATGAAATATCTCTCAAAAACAttcttgattttccttttttgtttcactgtcCATTACAGTTTCACCATTCTTTGCAGAGGATGTGCTTTTGTAAGTCTTTGCTGAATCCCACCAAGgcttttcttgttcttgcaTCTTGCAGAAAACTCAAAAAATGCTCTCCAAAAATGTCTCTCCATCTCTTGGGTGTGATAATTTGTCCACATTTCACAGATGCAACCTGTAATTGTAGAGCAAGGTgtaataatagaaaataaattccctAATAGCTAGGtggtattttccttctgtttgatCACTGTAATGTAACACAGCAATCACGTGTGCTAAGCATGGACTTCCATCGTGTTTGTGGTAATAGGGTTATGGAGAGCCTTATGCAGGATTTAAGCCTTTTTGTTAAAGCAAATATATGCTGGTGAATCGGGAAAATGCCCGATACGATCCTCCCAATGGAACTGAATGGATTACAAAGCTGGGCTTCCCATCGGCTCTCCCAGCTCATCTCCCAGGTATTCAGTTCAGGCCATTCCTGCAATCTCTCCCTCGCGTCCTTCTGGCTGCAGAAGTGGCCATGCCTTACTGGGCTGCCGGCAGAGGCAGTGCTCTTGGACTGGTGCCTTCTTTAGCCTCCTACTTACATTTAAGCCGTAATGgttgttttttccagaaagcCCTTCTGTATTCGGTACACTAGGGGCATTCTGGCCTGAGAGTCCAATGGCTGCCTATATATAtaactgaagtaaaataaatctcttctgaTGGCAAAAACTGACACAttttggtagtagggtgatggttggaccagatgatcttgaaggtcttttccaacctatgattctatgattctgtgattttcagttTAATCAGAATTTCCACCTTGCACCCTTGTCCATCGCCATAAAGTGTAAGACAGCTTGATGCTAAAGTACATTTTTGCTTGAtctagtttttatttctgagatgGGTGTAGCTCGCTTGGGTTGGGAGACTTCCTCTTTCCGCAAGGAAGGTCTATAGTTGAGCAAAGAATGATACAGTCAGTGAACCCTGCACTCTGGTTTGTGTTtcatttcctacttttttctgtaattgctgAACAATAACACAGAACGATAGCATCATCTCTGAACACACTCCCTTTTCTGGAAAGACCTGGCAGGTTCCCCACTTCTTCGATCACATTCCCGTGCCTCTGCTTGTCTCGTCATGCCTCACATGGCATCGTCAGCTCTTTTCAAGAGTCTGCTCAGGCCGGGTGCATGCCTTTCTTCTTGTTCAATAAGTGCCTCGATGCCTTTCCAGAGGCTGAAGAGAATGAATCATCAATAACAATCCAAGAGGCAAACCTGCTTGAATTGAGCTGCAGAAGCCCCTtgtaggatcacagaatggtttgggttggaagggacctcaaagcccaccaCATTCCAACCcctggccatgggcagggacccctccagcagccccggctgcccccagccccatccagcgtggccttgggcactgccagggatggggcacccccagctccttggggcagcctgggccagcgTTCACCGCGCTccgagtaaagaatttcttcctaatatcctTATATTGCATATCTTTGGATCTAAGTGATCCATCAGGCTTTTGGCTCTGAAATGGTGTTCTCTCCTATCTAGCCCACAAGATACACGTGGGGGACGTGCGACAAGCGCAGCACCCTTTGGTTCCTGCTGCACTCCGTGGGAAGTGAGTGGGCAAAGCAAAGGCACAGCCTGGTACTGGGCTGCCTGTGCACGGGTTGCATCACCTCATCCTGCGTGGCAGCTTGCCCGCAGACGTTGTTGACATAATGATAACTAGCTCATGTTTCAAGAAGGATTTTAGCAGTGATCTACTAGATGTCACAGTGATAAAAAGTTACTGCTACTCATCGCTCTGCAGATTAAGCGGTGGTTACTTCAGAGCTTGTTAAACACAGCCCTCGGCAACGTTAAAAGGCCTGTATGAAGTTTTCATGCAATGCGCCTAATAGTGTGATTTTAAGACAGGCAAATGAGACAGAAGGAATGTTTGTGTAAGGTTTGCCAACCTGTCTGATGTTGTGCTCATTTAAGTTCAGCCTGTAGGTGAAAGGGATTCTTTACAGTACCAAGACTTCAAGAAcagagctttgttttgttggctTTAATCAGCACCTGTTTGGCCCTTTGTCCGAAAGCATCATTGCCTTCTTTTCACATCAAAATGATCAGTTTACGTCTCGGTCAGTCCCATGGGCCCGTGCTCAGTGTTAAAAGCTGCCCCAGATTATTTTTGCGCCAAGTGGAACCCGTGctcctccgctcccctccccacGCTGGCTCCTTCATGTGGTTTCTCAAGACTTTCCCTGGCGTGAACACACAACCCCAGGGCTTTGCGAGATCACCTATCAGTGACAGACAAGTCTGCAGTtgcatgaatgaaaaaaaaaaagctttattaaatgTGTATAGAGAGCACGTTAGCACCTGCGCAAAAATTAGGGTAAATCAGGGCACAGAAGCAGCCGGATGAAGCTGCCTGCGGCACAGCCCCACTGAACAGAGCCTCAGCCAGGGCTTGGTTCAGCGGCCACGAGCCTGAGCCTGGGGCCGAAGGTCCCCAGCGCCGTTAGCGGGTGGTGAGGGCGACCTGCTCCCGGGAGGAGACCACCTTCCCGTCCTGCACCTCCTCCACGATCGTGCGGACCTGGCGGGAGGACGTCATGGCTGTGCAAGGGAAGAGGGAGACAGTTATTCGGTgggcaggaaggagagagaTTTCCTAACACGGGCTCAGGTGCTTGCTGCACAAGGAAGATGTGGGAAATTCTACGGGGTACCAGCTAACACAGCTTGGAACAGCTCTGTAAGGCTGGAAGAGGGAAGAGCCAGGCTGATGAGCAGGCTCGGGAAGGCAAAGGGCCCACTCCCTAAATTCCTAGTGCGGTTTGGTTCTTCAGGtctgcctccagctgcagcgCTGGCTGCTCTGTCACAGGGCTCATTTAGGCCGAATCATTCCTGCGATAAAGGAATGCGAGGCATTTCCCTTCCTTACAGCTTTTTCCTGTGGTTACTCGTTGTAAGATGCTCGCACGCTGTCCTGGCTGCTGACACTGCCTCAGCCAGCGAGGCACGCCTGAGGACGGATCCTCACCCAGGTTGGCAGCTGCTCTAAGAGCAAGCCTCAAAGCTGTGTGCATGGCATGTGGGGCAAGGTGCGCTCTTACCGTCCCTGCCGGAGTGCGAGGACATCGCAGAGGAGTACTGGGAAGAGATGCtgcaagagaaggagaaaagaaagaggtgtTAGGGACAAACTTTATTGTTTTGTGGGCTCTGCACTGAGGCAGAGGAGCAAAACAGAGAAGTCTCATGGGGACTGCGATAACATCTGCTGTGCTCGATGTCTCCTGGAGTGCAAAG
The sequence above is drawn from the Cygnus olor isolate bCygOlo1 chromosome 25, bCygOlo1.pri.v2, whole genome shotgun sequence genome and encodes:
- the LOC121059696 gene encoding keratin, type I cytoskeletal 19-like isoform X1; translated protein: MSCAVRQVVTACSQSRSSAGSLAAGAGRKVSSASSGRHAACDFAGAAGNFSGGSSSEGLLGKPLSAGSAAGGSFGATPRACSTIGFGGGGMCARGVAGGFARAGAGCGEGILFANNEKATMQNLNDRLASYLDKVRLLEGENADLECKIREWYAKVGPSCEPRDYSCFHKEIEDLQNQILCAAMETNKILLNIDNNRMTADDFRVKYETECGLRQNVDTDICNLRPVLDQLASCKTDLQLQCEALTEEMCCLKTNHEEEMNCLRKQATGDVSVEVNTCPGPDLRKILEDLRCQYETLMERNRKETEQWYACKVEEVNLEVITSSQEIESSNKQVTELRRQLQALEINVQAQLTMKENLESSLAETECRYNKYLAELQSQISCVEQRLAEIRAEMECQNQEYKTLLDVKCRLEQEIQTYHCLLEGGQHDIIGQAGRGVPGVPPAARSGGLKASLCQPCLS
- the LOC121059696 gene encoding keratin, type I cytoskeletal 19-like isoform X2 encodes the protein MSCAVRQVVTACSQSRSSAGSLAAGAGRKVSSASSGRHAACDFAGAAGNFSGGSSSEGLLGKPLSAGSAAGGSFGATPRACSTIGFGGGGMCARGVAGGFARAGAGCGEGILFANNEKATMQNLNDRLASYLDKVRLLEGENADLECKIREWYAKVGPSCEPRDYSCFHKEIEDLQNQILCAAMETNKILLNIDNNRMTADDFRVKYETECGLRQNVDTDICNLRPVLDQLASCKTDLQLQCEALTEEMCCLKTNHEEEMNCLRKQATGDVSVEVNTCPGPDLRKILEDLRCQYETLMERNRKETEQWYACKVEEVNLEVITSSQEIESSNKQVTELRRQLQALEINVQAQLTMKENLESSLAETECRYNKYLAELQSQISCVEQRLAEIRAEMECQNQEYKTLLDVKCRLEQEIQTYHCLLEGGQHDIMSLQTRELPCQSHRTPL